In Leptospira perdikensis, a single genomic region encodes these proteins:
- the modB gene encoding molybdate ABC transporter permease subunit, with protein sequence MIFSFDPIWLTLELAILTTIVLTLITIPIGYWLSFSSFRYRFIVEAVLNLPLVLPPTVLGFYLLLVFSPNHWIGGWVEDVFHFRIAFSFFGILVGSILFSLPFMLQALQVGFSSIPKTHIETALVLGKSKFEILFRVILPNCKPAILAGMILTFAHTIGEFGVVLMIGGSIPGKTKVASIAILEEVEAMNYHAAHIYASVLVVISMIVLLVLFRYKRSVSMVLAENV encoded by the coding sequence ATGATATTCAGTTTCGATCCCATATGGTTGACTCTTGAGCTTGCCATTCTCACAACCATTGTTTTGACTCTGATCACTATACCCATTGGTTATTGGCTTAGCTTTTCCTCGTTTCGTTACCGTTTCATAGTGGAAGCCGTGCTGAACTTACCACTTGTTTTGCCGCCAACAGTGCTTGGGTTTTACCTCCTTCTTGTTTTTAGCCCAAACCATTGGATCGGAGGATGGGTCGAAGATGTTTTTCATTTCCGAATAGCATTTAGTTTTTTTGGCATTCTCGTTGGGTCGATTCTATTCAGTTTACCTTTTATGTTACAAGCGTTACAAGTGGGTTTCTCTTCTATTCCGAAAACTCATATTGAAACCGCGTTGGTACTTGGAAAATCAAAGTTCGAAATTTTATTTCGAGTGATTCTTCCAAATTGTAAACCAGCAATTCTTGCTGGAATGATTTTAACTTTTGCTCATACCATTGGTGAGTTTGGGGTGGTATTGATGATTGGTGGAAGTATCCCCGGTAAAACCAAAGTAGCCTCGATTGCAATTTTGGAAGAAGTGGAGGCAATGAATTATCATGCTGCACATATATATGCTTCGGTGTTGGTTGTCATTTCTATGATTGTTCTTTTGGTTCTCTTTCGTTATAAACGAAGTGTTTCCATGGTGTTAGCCGAGAATGTTTAA
- the modA gene encoding molybdate ABC transporter substrate-binding protein: MKNIRITILFSLLFVFGIFAENPVPVKTPKGETEIVVAVAANFKNPMEEIRLSFLKQNPEINVKLIFGASGQLTTQIQNGAPADIFLSADMDFPLALYKDGYSLQGPKVYAVGVLVLLSQKEIEKTKSISELLSSENIKFIAIANPRTAPYGKAAVEALQSLGLYEKLKHKFVFGESITQVNQFISTGSADVGFTSFSALYGNEDNFRFSQQVDPKTYSTIHQGAIVIQSKEPKSEEQKIAISKLFDYLFSTETKSILLKYGYKIPEK, encoded by the coding sequence ATGAAAAACATCAGAATTACTATTTTATTCTCCTTACTCTTTGTGTTTGGAATTTTTGCCGAAAACCCTGTACCAGTTAAAACTCCAAAAGGTGAGACAGAGATTGTTGTTGCGGTGGCTGCTAATTTTAAAAATCCAATGGAGGAGATCCGTTTATCCTTTCTAAAACAAAATCCAGAAATCAACGTAAAACTTATTTTCGGCGCATCGGGCCAACTAACAACTCAAATACAGAATGGTGCACCAGCGGATATATTCCTTTCTGCCGATATGGATTTCCCTTTAGCACTTTATAAAGATGGATATAGTTTACAAGGGCCAAAGGTGTATGCGGTGGGAGTTCTAGTTCTCCTTTCTCAAAAAGAAATCGAAAAAACAAAATCCATTTCAGAACTTCTTTCAAGCGAAAATATAAAATTCATCGCAATCGCAAACCCACGGACTGCTCCTTATGGAAAAGCAGCAGTGGAGGCATTACAATCATTGGGTTTATACGAAAAACTAAAACATAAATTTGTATTTGGAGAAAGTATCACTCAGGTAAATCAATTCATCTCCACTGGATCGGCAGACGTTGGTTTTACTTCTTTTTCAGCATTATATGGGAATGAAGATAACTTTCGTTTTTCGCAACAAGTTGATCCTAAAACGTATTCAACAATTCACCAAGGAGCGATTGTCATTCAATCCAAAGAACCGAAGTCAGAGGAACAAAAAATAGCCATAAGTAAGTTATTTGACTATCTTTTCTCAACTGAGACAAAATCAATTCTATTAAAGTATGGATATAAGATTCCAGAAAAGTAA
- a CDS encoding flagellar motor protein MotB, with amino-acid sequence MRRRSRFVSKEEEHIEAHDRWLLTYADMITLLLGLFIILYAISKVDANRLTEVAKDIKRGFGLNVSSVGAILEGGSGILEDDTMEPKSQVFRLWERIGFALKTLREKAKLKLGLAETEELKLTFAGSDLASDDILKADPELKFAFEQLAVLSKGMDIDIVVRVQIPYESQIDKSKFQNSWDYHSHRASLLAEKLVNEYGIPKEQVSVQGYAVFQKAKESDTPEKKAKEERIEILIRKKETLENSK; translated from the coding sequence ATGAGAAGACGTTCCAGATTTGTATCTAAAGAAGAAGAACATATAGAAGCCCATGACCGTTGGTTGTTGACTTATGCAGATATGATTACTCTGCTTCTAGGACTTTTTATAATACTTTATGCCATAAGTAAGGTTGATGCCAACCGCCTAACAGAAGTAGCAAAAGATATCAAACGAGGTTTTGGATTGAATGTCAGTTCTGTTGGAGCTATTTTGGAAGGTGGTTCTGGAATTTTAGAAGATGATACGATGGAACCAAAATCTCAAGTGTTTCGGCTTTGGGAGCGAATCGGTTTTGCTCTGAAAACCTTACGAGAAAAAGCTAAGTTAAAATTAGGTCTTGCCGAAACAGAAGAACTCAAATTGACCTTTGCTGGTTCTGATTTGGCCTCGGATGATATTTTGAAAGCAGATCCGGAACTCAAATTTGCCTTTGAACAATTAGCTGTTTTATCCAAAGGAATGGATATTGACATAGTGGTTCGCGTACAAATTCCATATGAATCACAAATTGATAAATCGAAATTTCAAAATTCATGGGATTATCATTCCCATAGAGCTTCATTGCTTGCTGAAAAATTAGTAAATGAATATGGCATACCTAAGGAACAAGTATCTGTCCAAGGTTATGCGGTATTTCAAAAAGCAAAAGAATCGGACACTCCCGAAAAAAAAGCCAAAGAAGAACGAATCGAAATTCTCATTCGTAAAAAAGAAACATTAGAGAATTCAAAATAA
- a CDS encoding VOC family protein, which yields MKTMNAIGWFDIYVNDLVRATAFYESVFNQKLEKMGDPTGETNMMSFPADMTLYGAAGALVKSNYSNPGVGGTMVYFNVEDCSVEESRVVGYGGKIVRSKFSIGEFGWVTICEDSEGNLFGLSSMK from the coding sequence ATGAAGACAATGAATGCAATTGGATGGTTTGATATTTATGTAAATGATCTAGTTCGGGCTACTGCATTTTACGAGAGTGTATTCAATCAAAAACTGGAAAAAATGGGTGATCCAACAGGAGAAACTAATATGATGAGTTTCCCCGCAGATATGACGTTATACGGTGCAGCAGGTGCCTTAGTAAAGTCAAACTATTCGAATCCGGGAGTTGGTGGCACAATGGTTTATTTCAACGTGGAAGACTGTTCCGTAGAAGAATCAAGAGTTGTTGGTTACGGAGGTAAAATTGTAAGGTCAAAGTTCTCGATTGGAGAATTCGGTTGGGTAACAATCTGTGAAGATTCTGAAGGCAATTTATTTGGTCTTAGTTCCATGAAATGA
- a CDS encoding RDD family protein produces MTSTNNLISAAASMSDRYIAMIYDAIFFLLIIFLSAKLILFLNIDGRVAQYVFFVFLFLYDPLCVSLFRATPGHFLKGLRVVSTDSKNLNFFKSFVRYIVKITLGILSLITILGSKKQAIHDKLTSSYVVYKNKL; encoded by the coding sequence ATGACCTCAACTAACAACCTAATTTCGGCCGCAGCATCCATGAGTGATCGATACATTGCAATGATTTATGATGCGATCTTCTTCCTACTGATTATCTTCCTTTCAGCAAAACTCATTTTATTCCTGAATATCGATGGCCGAGTCGCCCAATATGTCTTCTTTGTTTTTCTATTTTTATACGATCCCTTATGTGTTTCCCTTTTTCGGGCCACACCAGGACATTTTCTCAAAGGCTTAAGAGTTGTTTCCACGGATTCTAAAAACTTGAATTTCTTCAAAAGCTTCGTCCGTTATATTGTCAAAATCACTTTAGGAATTTTGTCATTAATCACAATTTTGGGCTCCAAAAAACAAGCAATTCATGACAAACTAACATCGTCTTATGTGGTTTATAAAAATAAATTATGA
- a CDS encoding FFLEELY motif protein produces the protein MKHQLSKEVTLARREIVRIQVDRFHLYYYDFFHRKETIEMAKFFFETVYNLDGKEEWETLAFTTYDKVKNMMKEGTRESVERLMELNAITDKLDIRMAELLLSKNWIPGKEMNQEEYFALFCELDEREIRKKQLEVVLFNLKKFYELAHKPVSAYIIKPAAMMSRLLGVYPLFKKVEQGYYATLPVNQDLFDEFYAKVKKMEWEFLYKAFPTLKEEI, from the coding sequence ATGAAACACCAACTGTCGAAAGAAGTCACACTTGCCAGAAGGGAGATTGTTCGTATCCAAGTGGATCGATTTCATCTTTATTATTACGATTTTTTTCATCGTAAAGAAACAATCGAGATGGCAAAATTCTTCTTTGAAACCGTTTATAATTTAGATGGAAAGGAAGAATGGGAGACACTGGCTTTCACTACTTATGATAAAGTAAAAAATATGATGAAGGAAGGCACTAGGGAGAGTGTTGAACGTTTAATGGAACTGAATGCCATCACTGATAAATTGGACATTCGGATGGCGGAACTTCTTCTATCGAAAAACTGGATACCAGGAAAGGAAATGAACCAAGAAGAATATTTTGCACTTTTTTGCGAATTGGATGAAAGAGAGATTCGAAAAAAACAATTAGAAGTTGTACTCTTTAATCTTAAAAAATTCTATGAATTGGCACACAAACCAGTAAGTGCATATATTATCAAACCCGCCGCGATGATGTCTCGTTTACTTGGTGTGTATCCTTTGTTTAAAAAAGTGGAGCAAGGATACTATGCTACGTTACCAGTAAATCAGGATTTATTTGACGAGTTCTATGCGAAGGTAAAGAAAATGGAATGGGAATTTTTATATAAAGCCTTCCCGACCCTCAAAGAGGAAATATGA
- a CDS encoding helix-turn-helix domain-containing protein: MYDPVKDGIKKTVRSVIYSEAKPPSDLVGLVHSFWELKTEVVLAEDFCLHVLPDACINLLFNLCDPKIAAITARQTTYVVLNLGKSFHYVGIQFLPGMWQGNRDEIVYGFVDTPYGGTLPLVETGTKLTQLDFSAGQLVLSELVRRLLTKNIVINNLVTARILADIEVIDTVTDMAASANLSPRQLQRTLKTTTGFTPHDFLKVLRLQQSFRGHYLESYTDQSHFIHSFRKITGFTPAEFFKSFNV; this comes from the coding sequence ATGTATGATCCTGTCAAAGATGGAATAAAAAAAACAGTAAGATCTGTAATATATAGCGAGGCGAAACCGCCGAGTGATTTAGTTGGATTAGTGCATAGTTTTTGGGAGCTAAAAACAGAAGTAGTTTTGGCAGAAGACTTTTGTCTACATGTTTTACCTGATGCTTGTATTAATCTTTTATTCAATTTGTGCGATCCAAAAATAGCTGCGATAACAGCAAGACAAACGACCTATGTAGTGCTGAATCTTGGTAAATCATTTCACTATGTTGGCATTCAGTTTCTACCGGGTATGTGGCAAGGGAACCGTGATGAAATTGTTTATGGGTTTGTAGATACTCCTTATGGCGGAACCTTACCTCTTGTGGAAACAGGAACAAAACTAACTCAATTGGATTTTTCTGCCGGCCAACTCGTTTTATCAGAATTGGTTCGTCGACTCCTTACAAAAAACATCGTGATAAATAATCTCGTAACGGCAAGGATACTGGCTGATATTGAAGTCATTGATACTGTAACCGATATGGCTGCTTCAGCAAACTTGTCGCCTCGTCAATTACAACGAACCCTGAAAACAACCACTGGATTTACTCCGCATGACTTTCTCAAAGTCTTACGTTTGCAACAATCTTTCAGAGGACATTATTTAGAGTCATATACCGACCAGTCTCATTTCATTCACTCCTTTCGCAAAATTACAGGATTCACACCTGCAGAATTTTTCAAAAGTTTTAATGTCTGA
- a CDS encoding tetratricopeptide repeat protein, whose protein sequence is MIKQILIITSILFVGSLSAEAVKPTLDCTNTVRPIFPAKKIRMVHIDTNQKVGDTVQVGQIAGTLTDYPKIVSQSYETQYRKAEQLYTEKEFNEAISILEPAIKNEKKNPFLWNLYARSLYAANRKTESFSAYQTLLSITDVDESFNEDGSPDLVVLDAWFLEAYWKISTLYLDKESFEKSIFYNRKMLDVVTLANTYYNPDRMAYNISALSYLAEAYYFLKNKEANQYYVCETLKLDRENKYVFQFLLL, encoded by the coding sequence ATGATAAAACAAATTCTAATCATCACCTCTATACTATTTGTTGGATCTTTGAGTGCGGAAGCAGTTAAACCAACTCTTGATTGCACAAACACTGTCCGACCCATTTTCCCAGCTAAGAAAATCAGAATGGTTCATATAGACACAAATCAGAAAGTTGGCGACACTGTTCAAGTTGGACAAATCGCAGGAACTTTAACCGATTATCCAAAAATAGTTTCTCAATCATACGAAACGCAATATAGAAAGGCGGAACAATTATATACCGAAAAGGAATTTAATGAAGCAATCTCCATTTTAGAACCAGCGATCAAAAACGAGAAGAAGAATCCTTTTCTATGGAATCTATATGCGAGATCTCTTTATGCTGCAAATCGAAAAACGGAAAGTTTTTCTGCATACCAAACTCTTCTTTCGATCACTGATGTTGACGAATCTTTTAATGAAGACGGCTCGCCAGACCTAGTCGTTTTAGATGCATGGTTTTTGGAAGCTTACTGGAAAATTAGTACTCTTTACCTTGATAAAGAAAGTTTTGAAAAATCCATTTTCTATAATAGAAAAATGTTAGATGTTGTAACTCTCGCAAATACATATTATAACCCCGATCGAATGGCATATAACATTTCAGCTTTGAGTTATTTAGCGGAAGCTTATTATTTTTTAAAGAATAAGGAAGCAAACCAGTATTATGTTTGTGAAACCCTAAAACTGGATCGAGAAAATAAATACGTTTTCCAGTTTTTATTACTTTAA
- a CDS encoding LA_2478/LA_2722/LA_4182 family protein, producing the protein MIPSGELVFKRIAVNIRTFHLSPTINWKEGVPVFLSVIVLMSFVSCKKEKGILSLEWQNESLSLTAEICTKYRECADKEWKSIPENLKKFTEGRLEETQCQKRFRESNAYKLIGADPLAIQTAYKECHTQILKFSCKDLQEGKIETVPSCLAFQKIQNRN; encoded by the coding sequence ATGATTCCTAGTGGAGAATTGGTTTTTAAACGAATTGCGGTTAACATTCGAACTTTTCATTTATCTCCGACTATAAACTGGAAGGAGGGAGTCCCTGTTTTTCTATCTGTAATTGTATTGATGTCTTTTGTATCTTGTAAAAAAGAAAAAGGCATACTAAGTTTGGAATGGCAGAATGAGTCTTTGAGTTTAACAGCAGAGATTTGTACAAAGTATAGAGAGTGCGCTGATAAAGAATGGAAATCTATCCCTGAGAACTTAAAAAAGTTCACCGAAGGAAGATTAGAAGAAACACAATGCCAAAAACGATTTCGTGAGAGTAATGCTTATAAGTTGATAGGAGCTGATCCTTTGGCCATACAAACGGCTTATAAAGAATGTCATACACAAATATTAAAGTTTAGCTGTAAAGATTTACAAGAAGGAAAAATTGAAACGGTTCCTTCTTGTCTGGCCTTTCAAAAGATCCAGAACAGAAATTAA
- a CDS encoding DUF2167 domain-containing protein has protein sequence MKNLKTLLIGLLISLSPLSAEDDVLKKINNLKYQTGNVTIGDKLATVKVPKGFKFLDGKQSQFVLHEVWGNPLNEGILGMLFKADQSPISDNFTYAITYSFSEDGYVSDSDANEINYDDLLKSMKEDISEGNEDRKKDGYPGLELVGWANKPFYDANTKKLHWAKEIKFEGDEVNTLNYNIRILGRKGILELNAISDIQKLKLVQNDIPAIISSTEFNDGEKYADYSPGIDKLAAYGIGGLIAGKVLAKAGLFALLLKFWKIIAIGAVAALGFLKKFFSKKSNDSTEG, from the coding sequence ATGAAAAATCTAAAAACACTACTCATCGGTCTTTTGATTTCTTTATCACCATTATCTGCGGAAGATGATGTTCTTAAAAAAATTAACAACCTCAAATACCAAACAGGTAACGTCACCATTGGAGATAAACTCGCTACGGTCAAAGTTCCAAAAGGATTCAAATTCTTGGATGGGAAACAAAGCCAATTCGTCTTACATGAGGTGTGGGGAAATCCATTAAACGAAGGAATACTTGGAATGCTTTTTAAAGCCGACCAATCACCTATCAGTGACAATTTTACTTATGCCATTACCTATTCTTTTTCAGAGGATGGATATGTAAGTGATTCTGATGCCAATGAAATTAATTATGATGATCTTTTAAAATCGATGAAAGAAGATATTTCTGAAGGAAATGAAGATCGCAAAAAAGATGGTTATCCTGGATTAGAATTAGTTGGTTGGGCCAATAAACCTTTTTACGATGCAAATACGAAAAAACTTCATTGGGCAAAGGAAATCAAATTCGAAGGCGACGAAGTAAATACTTTAAATTATAATATTCGTATCCTTGGAAGAAAAGGGATTCTCGAATTGAATGCGATTTCAGACATTCAAAAACTTAAATTAGTTCAAAATGACATTCCAGCGATTATCAGTTCTACAGAATTTAACGATGGGGAAAAATATGCTGACTACTCTCCGGGTATCGATAAACTCGCGGCCTATGGAATTGGTGGACTAATTGCAGGAAAAGTTTTGGCCAAAGCAGGATTGTTTGCTTTGTTACTTAAATTTTGGAAAATCATTGCTATTGGAGCTGTAGCAGCTTTAGGTTTTTTGAAGAAATTTTTCTCTAAAAAATCAAACGATTCTACGGAAGGATAA
- a CDS encoding ATP-binding cassette domain-containing protein, which yields MIKINIQKKFVTRSTKSIKLNYQCEIPIEQTSSLFGESGAGKTTLLKMLSGLLTPDVGNITVNGQIWFDSEKKINLPIVARSLGFLFQDSSLLANMNVRQNLEFAFRKGNEDKQFLNELITFAEIEDLLDKRIEGLSGGQKQRIALVRTLVQKPKFLFLDEPFSSLDQRIRNQLYSMILSLQNRFAMTILLISHEITEVIKLSKRVFLISEGQIVSSGHPIEIFNPKGKPNSLEGEVIRVDPSTNQVALWFPNALAIMESKNKNQNFKLGEMIHTQLSIENEEV from the coding sequence ATGATAAAAATTAATATTCAAAAAAAGTTTGTTACTCGTAGTACAAAATCTATCAAATTAAATTATCAATGCGAAATTCCTATAGAACAAACTAGTTCTCTTTTTGGAGAATCAGGTGCTGGAAAAACAACTCTTTTAAAAATGTTATCAGGTCTATTGACACCAGATGTTGGTAACATTACTGTTAATGGTCAGATTTGGTTTGATTCGGAAAAAAAAATCAATCTACCTATTGTTGCAAGATCTCTTGGTTTTTTGTTTCAAGATTCTTCATTACTTGCCAACATGAATGTTCGTCAAAATTTAGAGTTTGCTTTTCGTAAAGGAAATGAAGACAAACAGTTTTTAAATGAACTCATAACATTTGCGGAAATTGAAGACCTTTTAGACAAAAGAATCGAAGGGTTGTCTGGAGGACAAAAACAAAGAATCGCCTTAGTAAGAACACTTGTGCAAAAGCCAAAGTTCCTTTTTTTGGATGAACCATTTTCTTCTTTGGACCAAAGGATTCGAAACCAATTGTATTCGATGATCCTTTCTTTGCAAAATAGATTCGCAATGACCATCCTTCTGATTAGTCATGAGATTACGGAGGTAATTAAATTATCAAAAAGAGTATTTTTGATTTCTGAAGGCCAAATTGTATCCAGTGGACATCCCATTGAGATTTTTAATCCAAAAGGAAAACCAAATTCTCTCGAAGGGGAAGTGATCCGTGTGGATCCATCAACCAATCAGGTGGCTCTATGGTTTCCCAATGCACTGGCTATTATGGAATCAAAAAACAAAAATCAAAATTTTAAGTTAGGTGAAATGATTCACACTCAACTTTCAATAGAAAATGAAGAGGTTTAA